The DNA segment TGGCAGCAGTATGGTATTGAGGTTGGTGTAAGCCAAGTAAAATTGGGGATCAATCCTCTTCTTGCCGGGCTTAAGCATAATAATCGTTTAGAACAAATTTTGGTTAAACAAGATATTGAGCACCAACAGAACCAAGACGCCATCGTGTTAGACTGCCAAAATACGGTAGTGGAGATGTGTGCTGCCAATCTGTTTTGGGTAATTAATGGGCAGATTTACACCCCTGATTTAACTCTTAATGGCGTGGAGGGGGTGATGCGTGCTCAAGTGCTTGGTATGCAATCCGTAGTGGTTGGTCATTATAAGCTTAAGGATGTACTTCAAGCGGATGAAGTGTTTATGACCAATGCCTTACATGCGATTGTGCCGATCAAAAAAATTCAAAATACAACATTTACTATTGGCGCAATCACACGCGCTCTGCAGGAGAAACTCAACCCGTGATAAAAAAAATAACGATTATCTTCCTTGTTCTTCTTATTATTGCTGCTGGTTCCCTTTTTTATGCAAAGTCACAGGTGGAGAATTATTTGCAACAGCCTTTAAACATTGAGCAAAAGCAGCTGTTCACGGTCGAGCATGGTAAAACGTTGCACAGTGCTTTGTGGACATTAGAAAAAGAAGGTTGGATTAAGTCGAATTCTTTCTCACGTTTATTACCACGCTTACACCCTGAAGTGGTCCATATTCGTGCGGGTACTTATGAGTTAGTGCCAGGGCAGACATTAAAAGAAGCATTGCTAACCATGGTGTCAGGACAAGAATATCAGTTTACCATTACCTTTATTGAAGGCAGTCGTTTCGATGAATGGCGCCAACAATTGGCGCTAGCAAAAGATCTTAAACAAGCAACGCAAGAGATGTCAGAGGCCGATATTGCTAAAGCATTAGGTGAAGAACATGAAAAGCTAGAAGGCTTACTGCTTGCCGAAACCTATCACTACACAGCTGGAATGTCAGATCTCGATATTTTAAAGCGTGCTCATCAATCCCTGATTCGAGAATTAGATAAAGCGTGGCAATCAAAGCAGGATAACTTGCCTCTGAAAAGCCCTTATCAAGCATTGATCTTAGCATCGATTATTGAAAAAGAGACGGCGATAGAGTCTGAACGTCAGCGTATCGCTTCTGTGTTTATTAATCGTTTGAACAAAGGCATGCGTCTGCAAACCGATCCCACGGTCATTTATGGAATGGGGGATAAATATGATGGCAATATTCGTAAAAAAGATCTCTCCACACCGACAGCGTATAACACGTATGTGATTAATGGTTTACCGCCGACACCGATTGCGATGCCTGGTGTGGAGTCGATTCAAGCGGCTTTAAATCCAGAGAACAGTCATTATTTGTATTTTGTTGCCAGTGGTAATGGTGGCCATGTGTTTAGTCAGTCACTTGCAGAGCATAACCGTGCTGTACAGCGTTATTTAAAACAATTAAGAGCGAATAAGAGCCAATAATGAATACAGCAAAATTTATTGTCGTAGAAGGATTAGAGGGAGCTGGTAAAAGTACAGCTATTAAAACCATCCTTAAGGTATTAAGCCACAATAACGTTGGTGAAGTAGTACAAACTCGTGAGCCGGGCGGGACGCCTCTTGCAGAAAAATTAAGAGCTTTGGTTAAAGAAGAGCATGAAGGCGAGCATCTACACGACATCAGTGAATTGTTAATGATTTACGCAGCTCGGGTCCAGTTAGTAGAAAATGTCATTAAGCCGGCTCTTGAGCGTGGGCAATGGGTGTTGGGCGATCGCCATGACCTTTCTTCACAAGCCTATCAAGGTGGTGGCCGTCAAATTTCACCAACCGTGATGGCAAACCTTCGACAAACCGCTTTAGGGGATTTTAAGCCGGATTTAACCTTGTATATGGATATTGATCCTAAAGTTGGCTTGGAACGTGCTTGTGGGCGGGGTGAACTAGACCGAATTGAAAAAATGGATTTGAGTTTTTTTGAGCGAGCTCGTGCGTGTTATCTAGACGCCGCTCAAACTGATCCGACTATTATTACCATCAATGCTGAGCAGAACCTTGAACAAGTGACACAGGATTTGAAACTGGCCTTGCAAGGTTGGTTTGATAACGAACAACAGGTTAAATAATGGAATTGTACCCTTGGTTAGAGCCAATGTGGCAGCGTTGGCAGTTAATGTTGACTCGTCATGCAATACCTAATGCCATGCTTTGTAATGCCAAAGTCGGTACGGGTATGGAGCAGTTGGTATCTCGCCTTGCTGCCGCTATCGTCTGTAAAAACGCAGACGATGAGGCTTGTGGTTTCTGTCATAGCTGTGAGTTAAGTCAGAGTGGACATCACCCTGATGTTCATTGGGTACAACCTGAAAAGGATGGTAAAGCGATCAGTGTTGATCAGATTCGAGATGCAAATCGTTATGCCATCGAGTCGTCACAACTGGGCGGTAAACGAGTCATTATTATTCATCCGGCAGAAGCGATGAATGAATCAGCATCAAATGCGCTTTTGAAAACGCTGGAAACACCGCCAGAACGTTGTGTGTTTATCTTATTAAGTGAAGATAAACATAAGTTGCTTCCAACCATTACTAGCCGCTGTCAGCACTGGCAACTACCGATAATTAAGAAAACGGTGCTGTTAGAATGGCTGACACAAAAATCGAGCAAGTCGGCAGCAAGCGATTGGTTTTGCATCAAAATGTATGCTCAATCACCACTACAAGCGCTTGAGTTCATTGAACAAGATAAGCATCTACAATGGCAAAATTTGCTGGAGTTATTAAGCCAAGGTCTGACGCAACCAGAGGCCTCACTCAATCCGGTTCAAACTTTTTTTAAAGAAGAGCCTTTAGAAAAGTTGACGTGGTTACTTTACTTATTTAATGACTTACAAAAAGCGCATTTTGGGGTCTGTGACGGGCCATTTCCATCACAATTTGAATCTTTAATCCATGAAGTTTCTTACGAAAAAGCGCATCACCACTATCAGCAAGTTCAGAAACTATATCGATCATTACACACTGCTTCCGGTTTGAACGCGGAATTACTGATTCTTGATTGGTACTTAGGCTTCATCCAGTCCTAATTGGTAAAGCATCATCGGTTTACTACTTTTTGCATTCGCACTACGAATAGATGAATTTCATACTTTTTTACCACCATACAATGACAACTAAATCTCAGGAGATCGACTATGTTAATTGATTCACACTGCCATTTAGACAAACTTAATTACGAGGATCTTCATATAGATGTTGCGGATGTCCTGCACAAGGCGAAACAGGTCGGTGTGCAAGAAATGCTGACAGTAGGTGTGACTTTAGAGGCATTTCCGAAAATGTTGTCTATGATTGAAACATTTGATCAAATTCATGCCTCTTGCGGTGTGCATCCTTTAGATTGTGAAAGTGAGTTCGATTTAGGCTTATTCAAACAATATGCCTCCCATGAGAAAGTGGTGGCAGTGGGGGAAACCGGTCTGGATTTTTTCTATCAGCCAGAAACCGCTAAGCGTCAAGTTGAGTTGTTTGAACAGCATGTTGAAGTTGCAAATGAATTGAGCAAGCCGTTGATTATTCATACGCGTAATGCGCGTGAGGAAACACTCGATGTATTACGCAATGGTCATGCTGAGCGTTGTGGTGGGGTAATTCATTGTTTTACAGAAGACCTTGCTTTTGCAAAAGCGGCGATGGAATTGGGCTTTTATATTTCGTTGTCTGGCATTATCACTTTTAAACAAGCGACTGAGTTGCAAGATGTGGTTAAGCAATTGCCATTGGAGCGATTACTGGTAGAAACTGATTCTCCATTTTTGGCACCCATCCCTCATCGAGGGAAAGAAAATCAGCCAGCCTATGTTGCGGATGTGGCGAAATTTCTTGCTAAATTGCAGCAGCGAGATGTTAAAGAAGTGGAGGAGATTACCACGAATAACTTTAAGAGATTGTTTTTGAATGGTTAATTTTATTGATACAAATTAACAATTGTAAAAATTAAAAAAAGATCAAAATTGCACTTGTTTTTTTTATGCATTGAAATATATGCAACAGAAAATTCTGCCAAGATCAAATTTTTTTCACTAAGTTGGTGTTAAAGTCGCGTTCAGATTGACAAGAAATACGGTCGCAGCTAATGTGCGCCCACAATAATTAGAATTGTAAACTTTAGTAAAACAAAAATTCAAATCAAAGGAGTAGGGGTTATGAAGGCCTTTTTTAGTAAACTGTCGCAAGCATTAATGCTTCCGATAGCACTGCTTCCAGCTGCAGGTATCATGCTGGGTATCGGGGGGAGCTTCACCAACCAAAGCATGGTTGAAGCATACAACATTTCAATTCTGCAAGAAGGCACAATCCTAAATAACTTTTTACAAGTTATGACAGGTGCGGGCGATATCGTTTTCGGTAACTTGCCACTTTTATTTGCTCTGGCTATTGCCATTGGTTTTGCGCGCGCTGAAAAAGGTGCTGCTGCACTGGCTGCGACAATCTCATTCCTAGTTATGAACGTGTCAATTGCTAAAACTTTAGCGGTTGCAGGTATGGTTCATGACGGCAATGTTGTGCTAATGGGTACTGAATACGCAGGTATCCTAGGCAACATGCTAGGTATTACTAATACACTTAACATGGGTGTATTTGGTGGTCTGATTGCTGGTGGTATCACCGTTGTTCTACACAACAAATACCACGATGTTGTCCTACCTGATTACCTAGGCTTCTTTGCTGGCGCACGTTTCGTACCAATCATCTCTGCATTCTCTGCATTGTTCTACGGTATCGCGCTAGTATTCGTATGGCCTTACATCGGTGCTCTATTCGGTTCTCTAGGTGCGGCACTAGGTGCGCTATCTGCATCAGGTAACGGTTTCATCGCATCATTTGTATTCGGTATCATTGAACGTTCATTGATCCCAGTGGGTCTTCACCACGTATTTTATTTGCCACTATGGCAAAGTGAGATCGGTGGTACAGCTCAAATCGCTGGTCAATTAGTGAAAGGTACGCAAAACATCTTCTTTGCTTCTCTAGCAAACGGCGATTACTCTCAGTTCTCTGCAACTAACTTCATGACAGGTAAATTCCCATTCATGATGTTTGGTCTACCAGCAGCGGCATTCGCAATGTACACGCTAGCTGATGACAACAATAAGAAAGCCGCGGGCGGTCTATTGTTCTCTGTTGCACTAACGGCATTCTTGACAGGTATCACTGAACCAATCGAGTTCACATTCCTATTCTTGTCTGCACCACTTTACTACTTCATCCACGTGCCACTAGCAGGTATCTCTTTCATGCTAATGGACTTGTTGAATGTTAAAGTTGGTATGACATTCTCTGGTGGCTTCATCGACTTCAGCTTGTTCGGTATGCTTCCTGGCCTAACAGGTACAGAAAACCACTGGTACTACATTCCACTAGTTGGTGCTATCTATGCGCCTATCTACTTCTTCCTATTCCGTTGGTACATCGTGAAATTCGATGTTAAAACACCAGGTCGTAAAGGTAGTGCGGTAGCAACAGTGTCTAAGCAAGAATACCGTGATGCGAAATCTGGTAAAGGCGGCAACGATGCGCTTATTGACAGCATGATTGAAGCTCTAGGTGGGAAAGATAACATTGTATCTGTTGATGCATGTATCACTCGTCTACGTATCTCTGTTAAAGACGGCGATAAAGTACAAGATAACGATTACTGGACACAGCAACTTGGTGCTAAAGGTCTAGTGAAAGTAGGTGGTACTGGTATCCAAGCTATCTACGGTGCACAAGCTGCAGGCTATAAAGCTGCGATTAACTCTAAGCTTGGCATGTAATTGAATGAGCTTTAAGCATAAATATAAACGAGTAGGTACTTTTGTTATCGATATGGCAATCGTGCAAATGTTTGCCATGATCGCAAGAGATATCTACCTTGGGGTGCTAGCTTATGCATCTCAAGGAACAGGAGTTGCCTTCTCGTTTAATGATGCAATTGCATTACCAGTATTATTGATGATTATCGTTGGTGTCATGATTGTGACTATCGGCGTGTACATGGGATATCACTGGATTTGTTATCGCTTGCTTAAAAACTCGTTCTCTCGTTATTTTTTACGTCTGTCGGTTGAATCTACTTCAGACGAACCAATGACAGAATCTCGTTATTTAAAGCGCGAGTTTCAAAAAATATA comes from the Vibrio gangliei genome and includes:
- the pabC gene encoding aminodeoxychorismate lyase, which translates into the protein MFFVNGKPQEHTQVTDRSFQYGDGCFTTVLVKNGLPMYWEAHRNRLQTTCQRLAIELPDWQQIEQWVTQAIDQHSPLSTLSGIKIHISRGHGGRGYSCQGLVGSQVTVSSFDYPNHYNDWQQYGIEVGVSQVKLGINPLLAGLKHNNRLEQILVKQDIEHQQNQDAIVLDCQNTVVEMCAANLFWVINGQIYTPDLTLNGVEGVMRAQVLGMQSVVVGHYKLKDVLQADEVFMTNALHAIVPIKKIQNTTFTIGAITRALQEKLNP
- the mltG gene encoding endolytic transglycosylase MltG; the protein is MIKKITIIFLVLLIIAAGSLFYAKSQVENYLQQPLNIEQKQLFTVEHGKTLHSALWTLEKEGWIKSNSFSRLLPRLHPEVVHIRAGTYELVPGQTLKEALLTMVSGQEYQFTITFIEGSRFDEWRQQLALAKDLKQATQEMSEADIAKALGEEHEKLEGLLLAETYHYTAGMSDLDILKRAHQSLIRELDKAWQSKQDNLPLKSPYQALILASIIEKETAIESERQRIASVFINRLNKGMRLQTDPTVIYGMGDKYDGNIRKKDLSTPTAYNTYVINGLPPTPIAMPGVESIQAALNPENSHYLYFVASGNGGHVFSQSLAEHNRAVQRYLKQLRANKSQ
- the tmk gene encoding dTMP kinase → MNTAKFIVVEGLEGAGKSTAIKTILKVLSHNNVGEVVQTREPGGTPLAEKLRALVKEEHEGEHLHDISELLMIYAARVQLVENVIKPALERGQWVLGDRHDLSSQAYQGGGRQISPTVMANLRQTALGDFKPDLTLYMDIDPKVGLERACGRGELDRIEKMDLSFFERARACYLDAAQTDPTIITINAEQNLEQVTQDLKLALQGWFDNEQQVK
- the holB gene encoding DNA polymerase III subunit delta', with amino-acid sequence MELYPWLEPMWQRWQLMLTRHAIPNAMLCNAKVGTGMEQLVSRLAAAIVCKNADDEACGFCHSCELSQSGHHPDVHWVQPEKDGKAISVDQIRDANRYAIESSQLGGKRVIIIHPAEAMNESASNALLKTLETPPERCVFILLSEDKHKLLPTITSRCQHWQLPIIKKTVLLEWLTQKSSKSAASDWFCIKMYAQSPLQALEFIEQDKHLQWQNLLELLSQGLTQPEASLNPVQTFFKEEPLEKLTWLLYLFNDLQKAHFGVCDGPFPSQFESLIHEVSYEKAHHHYQQVQKLYRSLHTASGLNAELLILDWYLGFIQS
- a CDS encoding TatD family hydrolase, whose product is MLIDSHCHLDKLNYEDLHIDVADVLHKAKQVGVQEMLTVGVTLEAFPKMLSMIETFDQIHASCGVHPLDCESEFDLGLFKQYASHEKVVAVGETGLDFFYQPETAKRQVELFEQHVEVANELSKPLIIHTRNAREETLDVLRNGHAERCGGVIHCFTEDLAFAKAAMELGFYISLSGIITFKQATELQDVVKQLPLERLLVETDSPFLAPIPHRGKENQPAYVADVAKFLAKLQQRDVKEVEEITTNNFKRLFLNG
- a CDS encoding PTS transporter subunit EIIC, which produces MKAFFSKLSQALMLPIALLPAAGIMLGIGGSFTNQSMVEAYNISILQEGTILNNFLQVMTGAGDIVFGNLPLLFALAIAIGFARAEKGAAALAATISFLVMNVSIAKTLAVAGMVHDGNVVLMGTEYAGILGNMLGITNTLNMGVFGGLIAGGITVVLHNKYHDVVLPDYLGFFAGARFVPIISAFSALFYGIALVFVWPYIGALFGSLGAALGALSASGNGFIASFVFGIIERSLIPVGLHHVFYLPLWQSEIGGTAQIAGQLVKGTQNIFFASLANGDYSQFSATNFMTGKFPFMMFGLPAAAFAMYTLADDNNKKAAGGLLFSVALTAFLTGITEPIEFTFLFLSAPLYYFIHVPLAGISFMLMDLLNVKVGMTFSGGFIDFSLFGMLPGLTGTENHWYYIPLVGAIYAPIYFFLFRWYIVKFDVKTPGRKGSAVATVSKQEYRDAKSGKGGNDALIDSMIEALGGKDNIVSVDACITRLRISVKDGDKVQDNDYWTQQLGAKGLVKVGGTGIQAIYGAQAAGYKAAINSKLGM
- a CDS encoding RDD family protein, translating into MSFKHKYKRVGTFVIDMAIVQMFAMIARDIYLGVLAYASQGTGVAFSFNDAIALPVLLMIIVGVMIVTIGVYMGYHWICYRLLKNSFSRYFLRLSVESTSDEPMTESRYLKREFQKIYFSVATLGLYVLYNGAQFLVHGHAPWHDKKFSTDVVDY